From the genome of Populus trichocarpa isolate Nisqually-1 chromosome 15, P.trichocarpa_v4.1, whole genome shotgun sequence, one region includes:
- the LOC18105973 gene encoding LOW QUALITY PROTEIN: protein argonaute 2-like (The sequence of the model RefSeq protein was modified relative to this genomic sequence to represent the inferred CDS: deleted 1 base in 1 codon; substituted 1 base at 1 genomic stop codon), with product MERAGYRGGGRGGHDGRYGGGRGGYGGGGRDGGRSGGYDGGRASGYGGGGRAGGYDGTGRAGGYDGAGRAGGPRQHWRPNNQGSGGGPPPGQSVGGPGGTRGGGSHSERHGGAPTSQSGEMGPRRGWEVRGGSEEGRSDQVSETGGGKGPSRPVNVSPSSNWASGSSSSGDLEPSPNVPKGLASVTANRISPVLRPDKGGKLAVRTPRLLVNHFLVKFNPKSIIRHYDVNIKQEVLPKHGRPGKISKSNLAMIRDKLFADDPSSFPRAMTAYDGEKNIFSAVSLPTGTFKVQVSEAEDAKPRSYLFTIKLVNELELHKLKDYLDGKLRSTPRDILQGMDVVVKEHPARTMISVSRSFHSVRDHQIHLGHGIIASRGCQHSLKPTSQGIALCLDYSVLSFHEPLSVIEFLTKHISGFNLNNFRSFRRAVEGVLKGLKVRVTHRVTKQKYVITGLTRDDAQYITFPQEDPDGKASQNVRLVEYFRQKYHRDIVHQDIPCLEMKSKMKNYVPMEFCVLVEGQVFPKEYLKETEAKMLKKFSLANPKDRQKTICRMVQDGDGPCSGEIIRNFGIEVSKNMTSLIGRVIGGPPELKVGALDGRVIKIPVDKEKCQWNLVGKGVVEGKPIEXWAVLDFSSDDYQDRLNPRRFIPKLIARCQSLGIRMEEPLFYQPTSMRKFSNVDVLREQLETVNERAHKSCGGQLQFLLCVMSRKDPGYKYLKWISETKVGIVTQCCLSTPANEGKDQYLANLGLKINAKLGGSNAELSGRLPYFGNENRVMFIGADVNHPGAQNKTSPSIAAVVGTINWPAANRYAARVRPQYHRKEQILNFGDMCLELVECYSRLNKAKPEKIVIFRDGVSEGQFDMVLNEELTDIMKAFKSINYTPTITLIVAQKRHQTRLFPGDEGSTGNVSPGTVVDTTIVHPFEYDFYLCSHYGSLGTSKPTHYYVLWDEHGLSSDDLQRLIYNLCFTFARCTKPVSLVPPVYYADLVAYRGRLYHEAVMEGQSPSSSSSRTSSSLSTAASLEERFFTLHADLENIMFFV from the exons ATGGAGAGAGCAGGCTATCGAGGCGGAGGAAGAGGTGGTCATGATGGTAGGTACGGTGGTGGTAGAGGAGGTTATGGAGGGGGAGGAAGAGATGGTGGTCGTAGTGGCGGGTATGATGGTGGTCGTGCTAGCGGGTATGGTGGCGGTGGTCGAGCTGGCGGGTATGATGGTACTGGTCGTGCTGGCGGGTATGACGGTGCTGGTCGTGCTGGCGGTCCACGTCAGCATTGGAGGCCAAACAATCAAGGTAGCGGTGGTGGTCCTCCACCCGGTCAAAGTGTTGGTGGACCGGGGGGCACAAGGGGTGGTGGATCACATTCAGAGCGGCATGGAGGTGCTCCAACCAGTCAAAGTGGTGAAATGGGGCCTAGAAGGGGCTGGGAAGTCCGTGGTGGTAGTGAAGAAGGAAGGAGTGACCAGGTGTCAGAAACTGGGGGAGGAAAGGGACCTTCAAGACCTGTTAATGTGAGTCCATCTAGCAATTGGGCTTCTGGTTCTAGTTCTTCTGGTGATCTTGAACCTA GTCCTAATGTGCCAAAAGGATTGGCTTCTGTCACTGCTAATAGGATTAGTCCAGTTCTACGACCAGATAAAGGTGGCAAACTGGCTGTCCGAACTCCTagacttcttgtaaatcattttcTTGTCAAGTTCAATCCTAAGAGCATCATACGGCATTATGATGTTAATATCAAGCAAGAAGTGCTTCCAAAGCATGGCAGGCCTGGGAAAATTTCAAAGTCCAATTTAGCAATGATCAGGGATAAGTTATTTGCTGATGATCCTTCTTCGTTTCCTCGTGCTATGACTGCTTATGACGGGGAGAAGAACATTTTCAGTGCAGTTTCCTTGCCCACTGGAACATTTAAAGTGCAGGTCTCTGAGGCAGAAGATGCCAAACCACGTTCTTACCTGTTTACCATAAAGCTTGTGAATGAACTTGAGCTGCACAAGCTGAAGGATTACTTGGACGGGAAACTTCGCTCAACACCTCGTGACATATTGCAAGGGATGGATGTCGTGGTGAAGGAGCACCCAGCTAGGACAATGATCTCTGTTTCCCGTAGCTTCCATTCTGTTAGAGATCATCAAATTCACCTTGGGCATGGAATCATAGCATCTAGAGGGTGCCAACATAGCCTCAAACCGACCTCCCAAGGCATAGCTTTATGCTTGGACTATTCTGTTCTGTCATTTCATGAGCCACTTTCTGTGATAGAATTCTTGACAAAACATATTTCTgggtttaatttaaataattttagaagcTTTAGGAGGGCTGTGGAAGGTGTGCTGAAGGGACTGAAAGTTAGAGTGACTCACCGTGTCACCaaacaaaaatatgttattaCAGGGTTGACGAGAGATGACGCTCAATATATTACATTTCCTCAAGAAGATCCAGATGGCAAGGCTTCGCAGAATGTTAGGCTTGTTGAATATTTCAGGCAAAAATATCACAGAGATATAGTGCATCAAGATATCCCTTGCCTAGAGATGAAAAGCAAGATGAAGAACTATGTACCAATGGAGTTCTGTGTCTTGGTTGAGGGGCAAGTATTTCCAAAAGAGTATCTGAAGGAAACTGAAGCCAAGATGTTGAAGAAATTCTCACTAGCAAATCCAAAGGATAGACAGAAAACAATATGCAGGATGGTGCAGGATGGAGATGGACCTTGTAG TGGAGAGATTATCCGAAATTTTGGTATCGAAGTCAGCAAGAATATGACCTCATTGATTGGTCGTGTGATTGGG GGGCCACCTGAATTGAAGGTAGGTGCCCTCGATGGCAGGGTGATTAAAATACCAGTTGACAAGGAGAAGTGCCAATGGAATCTTGTTGGGAAAGGAGTGGTTGAAGGGAAACCAATTGAGTGATGGGCTGTTCTTGACTTCAGCTCTGATGATTATCAAGACCGATTAAATCCGCGCCGATTCATCCCTAAGCTGATTGCTCGATGCCAGAGTCTGGGGATTCGCATGGAGGAGCCTCTCTTTTATCAACCTACTAGCATGCGGAAGTTCTCTAATGTTGATGTGCTTCGTGAACAACTTGAAACAGTCAATGAACGGGCTCACAAAAGCTGCGGAGGCCAGTTGCAATTTCTTCTCTGTGTCATGTCAAGGAAGGATCCTGGTTACAAGTATCTCAAATGGATTTCTGAAACCAAAGTTGGTATTGTGACACAATGTTGTTTGTCCACTCCTGCAAATGAAGGAAAGGATCAGTACCTTGCTAATCTTGGTCTCAAGATTAATGCTAAGCTTGGAGGAAGCAATGCAGAGCTCAGTGGCAGACTCCCGTACTTTGGGAATGAAAACCGTGTCATGTTTATTGGGGCTGATGTCAATCATCCTGGTGCTCAAAACAAAACTAGTCCATCCATTGCAGCTGTTGTTGGTACTATAAATTGGCCAGCTGCAAACCGCTATGCAGCTCGAGTTCGTCCTCAGTATCATCGTAAAGAGCAGATTCTGAATTTTGGTGATATGTGCTTGGAGCTTGTTGAATGTTATTCCCGGCTCAATAAAGCGAAACCTGAGAAGATTGTGATTTTTCGTGATGGGGTCAGTGAGGGCCAGTTTGATATGGTTCTTAATGAAGAGTTAACGGACATAATGAAGGCATTCAAGTCAATCAATTACACCCCAACCATAACACTCATTGTTGCCCAGAAACGGCACCAGACTCGTCTTTTTCCTGGGGACGAGGGATCTACTGGCAATGTGTCTCCAGGCACAGTTGTGGACACAACAATTGTTCATCCTTTTGAGTATGACTTTTACCTCTGTAGCCACTACGGAAGTCTTGGGACAAGCAAGCCCACGCATTATTATGTTCTATGGGATGAGCATGGCCTCAGTTCGGACGACTTGCAGAGGCTCATATACAACTTGTGCTTCACATTTGCTCGTTGCACAAAACCTGTGTCATTAGTCCCACCAGTCTACTATGCTGACCTTGTTGCTTATAGAGGAAGGCTTTACCATGAGGCAGTAATGGAAGGGCAGTCtccatcttcatcatcttcaaggACTTCATCATCACTTTCAACTGCAGCTTCGCTGGAAGAGAGGTTCTTTACGCTGCATGCAGACCTGGAAAAcatcatgttttttgtttga